The region ataataataaaaataatgataataataataacaacaatattaataataataattttaataacgaACAAACAATACTTATATAATTCGttacgtatatatgtgtatatatattatatgtaggTACATAATAATATCGAACACACTTGATTGCATCAACACTAGATTCGTAGTCAGGTagtatatacattattattgttataatatcctcaccatcatcatcatcatcatcatcattattatcattattataattaaacattactataattaattattggttattaataataattactttatttttattattattattattattattattgctattattattataagaaGAAATATGATATTTAAATGTTGCTGAGTATAAATGACTAAAGcgaaaaacgacaaaaaaacaaacgcaagtgaaacaaaaaaaagggaattttaaaatttttaaaccgaACAGAGCGATAGAAATATTTAGAGTGCAAAAGAGATTCCGTATGAATAGAACGGGAAATATTGGAAGAAAGAaatcggcaaaaaaaaaaaaaaaaagaaattaaaataactgGCGAATGAAtgagagaatgaaagagaagAGCCGTGTGCTGGGGGCGGAATGGAATGGTCGCTAATGTACAGCCCTTAAAGTCCTCAACCTCCCTATATACACCCTCGATGTTCCCTCACCCTCCCCGCCACCGGCCGCCCTCAGTCATAGCAGTTATGAAACCGCGAGACAGCGGTTtcgagtataattttttgtactgTGTAAATGTAAGAAACCATACgtttgaataagaaaaatgtttatattatgagaaaattgtcATTTCTTTCGTTTACACAACCTCTGTCGTGTACGCGTACACTGTACATATAACATGTAGATACATAGTATTAAGGCTGCGTAAGTAATAACTGAAAGGTTGGGTACAGTTACAATTTGGAAGATTACTTTTCACATTGCTTATTCATCGCCAAACTGTATAGTTTTGCGGAATCTTGTTTGTAGTAATTTGcgacttctttttctttttaatttaatGCTGATTAAACAACAGTcagtatgatttttttttctattttcaaagtAATTGAAACTATTCAATTCCCCGTCACGGTAATTCCTTTAAAACTTTGAATGCCTGTGAgagttaatttttctttcgatgcAGTAAAACACATCCTGAAGTTAGTTTAATAAagtcgaaaataaaagaataccAGAAGAATCGCACGAACCGAAGTCGGGGAGCGTCGTCGGCTTCGGGGACGCGATGAGTGgagtttgtaacattttttcaatgatataatataaatataattgagtctaacatgtgcttGGTAAAATGTCTGAGTGAATAGCGAGAAAACTTTTAATAGCGAaagaggtgaagaaaaaaagtgatgagaaaatgtatttttcaatggATTCGCATGGTCTGAGGTTATCCATTACAGAGATAAATCAACCGTGAATGTATGAATCTGTTACGAAACTTCTCAGTCGTTAAAGACACCGATAGAAGAGGCGTCAGGTCTCGCCGAAGTCGAAGCGCGTATAGAATGTCCTGCAGCGGTGGAAGCCCTGCAGGACAACGATCACCAGGGACTGGATGTTGTGGTCAGTTTAACGTTACAAGAAGTACCAAACTTTCAcgagtattatttattttacttaatttctaTTTCCATCAAACCCTTGGCCAATTTCGAGACTGTCAATGCCAATAGCAAATTATCCAAATATTGCGATATAAGAATTTTCCCTAACATTTAATTACTTACTAATTTAAACCGGGTATCAGACTTCTACGAGGTAAATGATTATGATCAAAATGGGTTAATTATTAAGAAAGCAGCAAGGGCGAATTTGTACGTTTTTATGTTCATCTCTATTTAATGACTGTGTATGCATAATTTTAAGTTTCCATATATTTCATACCGCTGAAGTCTAATGACCACACAACTTATAGATTATACGGTTAATTAAGATATATTCTAATGAGAAAATCGGTTTAGATGTCAATCTATTCCGTAGAAGTTGAAATATCTGTTGCAAACTATGTTCAACGGGAAATTTTGGGGCAGGAACAAGTTGCGCGAGTTCGAGAACCGGATGCGCCGCATCGGAGCCCCGAATTCGGACGTGCCTCTGCCAGAAGAACGTGGGCTGCCTGGACCGTCAGGATTGCGGAGGATTCAGGCCCAGAGGCACAGCAGAGACCGGAGCCTGTCCAGGGCCGTGTCAATGCGAAGTCGAGGACTCGTGGAATCGAAACGTGCCGCCGAAGCCGAACTGCGAATGGGTGTCAAACTTCACGGAGCTCCGTCGTCAGTGGAGCGATCACGGGCGACGGGAGTCCTGCAAATGCTGCAACTGCCGCCCCAGGTAAACCCGAAATTCTCCGGATTCATCGAGCTCCGTAAACTCTCTAACTTTCGCCCCCTTCAGCCGGCCCAGCACCCCCTGCCGCCCTTGCATTCCCTGCCCGCCTGCGACCCCCTGCTGTTCGTCGACCTCGGTATCTTGCCAGAAACGTGATCCTTGCCAAGCCCCGTCAGATCCTTGCGCCCGGACCTGCTGCGAGGGTTCGCGACTCGGTGGCGGCGGGTGCTGCTCTTCTCCAGGGAAATCGAGCTGCTGCCCCTCGGAGTCCAGCTCTGACGCTTGTCCGCCTCCGAGCTGTTGCGATCAGGCTAATCCCTCTTGTCAGCCTTGCTCGCCGCAGCCCCGACCGATCCTGAAGAAACGGAGCTGCTGCATATGCGCTCCGGGTGGCTGCATGTGCCAGCCGATGCCGAGAAACTGCAACTGCCCGCCACCCGTACAGATTGACGCGAGAGCCGACGAGGACTGCTCGTGCGACTGTCCTTCCGCACCCGAGTGCGCCTGTCCACCGAGCGAACGCCGGTTCTCCAGGACCAAGGTGAAGTGTCCCAACGCCAGGATCTGCTGCCCCGTTCCTCGCCAGCCCCCAGGAACACCTTGCTGCTGCATCGAGTGCCGACCCTGCCTCCCGCCGCCCTGCGACCCCTGCTCGTCGACCAGATGCCGCCCATCGACGCCTCGGACCAAGCCCTGCAGGCCGGCCTCACCTTGTCCCCCTAGCTCGCCCTGTCGCCCAAAGCGAAGCTCTCCTTGTCAAAAACCGGCACCACCCTCGCCCTCTCGATCCTCCGCTCGCTCCTCGTCCCGAGGATCAAGTTGTTGCTCACCGTGCAGAGCGCCAGGTCAGTCGTCTTCAACCTGCGATGATAACGGCGAGGTGGTCGAGGTCACGCGGGCACGCGGAGATGACGGAGAGCGATACTGCGCCGGCGATGCCGATCGGCGTTCAAGGTGTCGCTGCGCTCACGACGGGAAGGGTTGCGTCGATGATTGCCGCTGGCGCTGCTCAAGGAACTGCGCCGGCGAACCCTTGACAGGGAGCTGCGAACGGCCGAAAGAACCGGGGAACAACGAGGGCCGGGCCCCGAACGTATCGCAGGTTGCCACCGGCGTCGATAAATCTCTTTCGATCGATCACCGTCAGGTGGATCATTCGGTGACGAAAATTGAGGCTGCTCCTGAGCTGCGTGCCGCAACTTATCCTGGCAACGCTGCTGCGGTCGGAGCGCCTGGTGCTCGCGGTACTCGCGGTACTTCCGGTTGGAAGGTCTTCCCTCGCAAGGTTTCGCGCAGTGCGGTTTCACCTGTTGGTGGAACAGGCAATTCCCTTTCCAACGTGATCGCCGCACGGAAATCGGCTGCCACCCCCGGTGTCAACCGCACCCCGATCGGCACAAACGCGTTGCACGCTCGTCTCGTCGCAAAGAGGATGGCTCCTGGGCGATCGGGGCTCGGTGTTCGGACCCATCCGGCTTCTCGCGATTCGTCCAAAGGCTAAGAAGAATTATTAAATTGGGGCGATGTGGGCTTCGAGGAGAAACCGGGAGTCGGAGGGTAGATTGGTTCAAAGATACCGCGATATCGGTTTCACTCACGCGTGCGCGTAGAAAAATGACTGTCAGAAATCGTTGATACGATTACGATGACGATAGTGATTATGACGATTAATTATGTGAATGTCGATTTAACGTAAATACTGATGGCTGTATGTACCCCCTTGTTATGACTAAAGGTGTGTGACGGTGTGGTGCCTCCAGTAGGTGGCGGCGACGCGGAAATTCCCTCGTGCCCTTGCGTGTCCGAACGGGAGTGCTGCGCAGGGGGTGGCGGCGAGTTAATCTCGTACCTCGGCGACATTGGCCACTCCATTCTCGTACCCGGTCCTCTCACCCTCATTTCCTTCGCCCTGCTGATACTCGTTGCCGTTACCTGGGCCTTTGGCCTCGCCTTCTACCACCGATGTTTGTGTGTCAAGAAAGTATGTCTGAGGTACTCTGGTCGGTGATGCATTTATGGAAAACAGATCGATGTATACGATAaatacgaaaaacaaaaaatgcgacatgaaaaatatcatgggtctttttatttattcaacgaatTATTATTGCGAGTTACGAGGATCTGAATTACACCGTTTTCGTCATGTGTGCTTCGAAATATACGATAGCGACCGGAGACGCGGGAGCTTTTTGCGACTCGCATTTGATCACGGTGAAAGTCACAGAAATTGGCAGAACTTAGCTCCGTTCGGATTTTCGTAGAAATTGATTATTCCAATCAATCGTGATACGTCCGATACTTTTTCGCTAACAAGCAACGTTTGATcgtcgtataatttttcatcaatatacCGTATGCCTTTCTCAGCTTTAGTCATTCGTCCGAATAATTCAcgataattcattttttgacgAAGAATTGATGTGATTTCGGAGCACGTAAGATGAAAGGTCGCTTTCACTAGGTTCTACTataaatgacaatattttctccaattttcaGCTCAGGCTCCGAATCAATCGGCGAAGTTGAAGATACCGCTCGTTTTCAACCCTGCCGACAAGATCTCGTCACGTGACGGTAGGAAACTATTTCGCAACAACCGAATTCCAACGCGCCGAGTTCAGTTCTAATTTCGGAAATATCCTTTCTAAACGCGAGACAAGTTTCGAGTTTCGCATTGAAATCAGAATTGAAACGAGTACAGCATATTAACCAATCGACGGTAGGTCTAATTATGCTAAAAACTAATCCACCAGTACGCATCGACGTTTCAGCCAATTGCAAGACGTCGCAGCGTCGTTGTGGTACATCCGATCGCGACAAGTCTAAGTTCCTCCGCGGTTTCCGAAATCCAGTCCGGCACGCAACAGACGACAAACACTTGATGCGAAACGTCAGTACTCATAGGTAAACTCATCAGTCCCCATCCGTTCGCGATATAAATTTCTTTATAGAATTTAATCTGTTTGCAGTACACCGCAAAGTATCGGTAACGTCACCTGGCACGAATTAAAACGCGCGTTTTGTCTCCAGCCAGCCAACTCGCCAGGCCGAAAACGTCACAGATCTCCGGCCGAGCTTGCGCTcgcctttttttcaaaaatcgacaaGTCGCGATCCCGCCAATCAGCCAGCCGATGCATCGTGCACTGGTGTCAACCTCCTCTCCGTTTTACGTCGTCCCGAAAAAGCTCACCGGCATCCTCCTGCACCGAGGCGttttctcaaacatcaacCGGCAGTGGGAAGTCCTGTCAGTCCGAGCCTCCGATGCCGTTATCAAGATCCCGTTACTCCTTGGCAGGATTAAAAACACCGCCGCGGCAGTGCTGCTGTGGAAGTCAGGATAAAGGATGCGCCGAGGACTGCAATTTCTGTTGTTCCCTAAACTGCGGGACGACTGGAACGCCGGATGGTATTAGAGCGGGACACTCTGTTCAGCAGCGAGTAAGGGATCAAGTGGTTTTTGCAAGCAGTCACGGACTCCGAAGGCCGAGCTTTCACGATAAATCCTGCGCACGTTCGTTGGATGATATAGCCGTCCGGATTACGAAAAGCACCGGAATTTGTACGGAGTCGGAATCGAAGCATAGCTTGTTATCGAGCGTAGAGATGTCGATACAACAGGATGGCGAGATTCCTTTGACGAATCATGACGGGAATAACAGCGAGGAAAATCACAAGCTCCGTGGGAAAGAAAATGCGGTGGATGAGGTCGGGCATAACGAgtatgaagaaaagaaatttccgaaGGAAAGTTGCGCGGAGAAAATCATGCAGAATTTAGGAGGTGACGCTCCTCACAGACAGGATCTCAGCAGTACCGACAGGACTCGCAAGCACGAAGTTCACGATGCTGCGACGGATATCGTAAGACATTCTGCGCAGACAATTTATCACGACAAGGCGGTGGGTGACGAGAAAGGTATTCGCAGGCATCATCGCCATGCTCACGAGAGAACAAGGGACCACCGTCGAGGCCTCGTAGAAAACGCTTCTCGACACAATTTCCATCTTGACAAAGCAGTGGGCCACGAAGGGGAGAATCCTGGGCTTATTTGCCGCgagaaagaaacgaacgaattcCGGGAACATCGTGCCGAAAGGAGAGGACTCGAAGCCACTTCCTTCCAAGAGCATCCCGAAAATGGAGGAATGTCAGACGCGGAAAAAGAGAGGATCAGCGAAAGGGACTGTGATGGATCCATCGACCGATCCAGGAGTAAAATAATTCCGGAAATCATTACGAAAAGTGAAGTTGAGGATTGCACTTGTTCCGAATCGGTCACTTCTGAGATTCTGTTGGTAGGGAGCAGGGCGAAAAATTCTTTATCGAAGATCAGTGATTCTAGCAAAATGTCTTTCGTCCTTGGCGACGAACGGCAGTATTATCCTTTCGGTATTTCCGACCGCTCAGTAGCGACAAACACCTCAGATTCGTACGTCACTCGCCGATCGCAACGGCGACACGAACGCGCGTCCCGTAAAAAATAGCCGATTTTTTTAGTTGGTTAATATTTGTCGTCGTTTATTTTGTCCTCTTTTATAATGTCTGTAATAAATTGATCCCATCGTACATACAAGTATACCCACTGAAATTCGAAAGGAGTTATTACTCAACGACGGCTTTCACTGGAGTAATGCGCTTCATTCCTAGAaggtgattgaattttttcgtcactacTTTCGCAACtacaagaaaaattacaaggCTTTGTAGTGCAGCAATGCATGTCATAGTGTATACTGAAAATTTAACTGTCAACGTATAACAGAGTGCCCAATTATCGTTAGAGACTATAATTGTTGTCCGGACGACAGAGTGTCGTCGACGCAGACCTGGGGGTATATCATTTATGTGCACGGGCGTGTGAGCGACAAATTGCAACTTACgcgtgtgcgcgtgtgtaaGCACATTATCGATGTACATGTCAGTGACCTGATGTTCATTCGTTCAGGTTTCACTTCGTTCCGTTAAATTCTTCGGTGCGTATAACGACGATAAATTTTCGCCTAGCCGACACCGAACGCGATGAAACAATGAAACGATGACAAGACGAGACAATGGGTTGATTAATGCATTGATACGCGTCGAATCCGCGCAGATTGCACTTTCAGTTTCGGCTCAAAATTTCCCgtttaaccaaaaaaaatatacgtatactgtACCGGAATGACAATTTTTGAATAGATAAATTGATGgcagatggaaaaaattaccatcTATCTTTCACTTCGTCTCTAACAATTTCATTACGTTGCCGTGAATTTCCTGATCTGATTTCCCAACGAACTAGCTGACTCGTTCACGTGATTCCTTCTCTGCAGAACGAACTGCGTCAAGGATTCGCCTGCAATCCTAATTTATTAGCCAATCTGTAACAAACTCTGCAGATCCCCGCTGGAATGCTTTATGACCTGATCGTTCGATGCATTCGTCTTATCCGGAATACAAAATTAATCCGCAGTTCAAAGCATCGTTTTGGGAATATGCTCGTAACGCTCACCTCAAAGTTGTTGATTGGCACCTGGATGAATTAGTTCATGCATGTTCCAATCCCAGATGAGCGATCGGCAACCGCTTCGCGGCATATTTGATCCCCCATGTGTTAATTCGGTAAAACTTTAACTAGTACCTACGATGAACAGACTCCCATCATCAGGAATACGGAATGGTGACGGGGATGAGAAAGGGAATGAGAAAGTGAGCCCTtgcgataatttgattttgcacATTGTGAATTAACGTCTATTTCTGAGTTTATCATGGGTGATTTCAATCTACGAGCATTAGTGTCGAACTGCTTATAAAAGTAGGGTTGAACATACGAATTCGGGGTGATAAAAATTCGAGGGGCGCAAAAGGATTGGcatcaaattttattaaagGTGTTAGTTTCGTCATAAAACCATATGTATTCAGTGTATATAACTATATTTATTCTAGATGTCTGCTACGCAAGACTGGTTATCGAGGAGAAATTTTCCCGTATAATATATGCTCCACCATGATCACCAGCCGTCAGAGGGTGGTGTCctgaaaagaatatttcatGTTAAGGCTTGTCGTTCGTATAATTAGTTCtgaaagttttctttttaaaccGCAGAAACGGTTAGTCAACGACAAGCGCAGGGTATTGTgtaaagaaagagagggaaagaaaaaaatgggggagaaaaaaattgaaaaagtggGGGTGGCAGTAATAGTCTCAGATTGAATAACGTTTCCCACTGGGTATCAATCATCTCCTTCTGACGGGCTATAAATCGAACGTTATACACACACAGGGGGGTGGGGGATGAGGGGTAAGGTTATCAATTAGCGTCAGGACGTTTGACGTAAGGCAAAGATCGGACGTAGTCGAGGCATTACGTCGTGAAGAATATATTCGGCCGCTTAACCTCCGGGAACATATTAAACATAATCGAAGACTAGCTTCGATATGAACTATATATGTACACTCACTCCGGAGTGCGCCAAGTTTCCCGATCCATAGTTATGGTGTCTGGACTCTCCCTGCAGAGCGTGGAAAAAACAGTGTTCACTTAAAGACGACCACACTAGAACTGCCTTACAAAAGTACCAACGAGTCATACTCACATCCTGGAGGGAAGCAGTACCGTCTCCTTCTTCATGTCTTCCGGTTTGTGCACAGATGCGAGTAGATGGGCAAGAGGAGTGCTCGCCATTAGCACCAGGGCGCAAAGTACAGTGGCAAACCAAAATCCATTCTGCAAAAAGATgagtgaaaattgatattcaagTCAACATCTAGAATACACTTTGACGAAAGATCGGGTACTGcagaaattaattcattccatgttactttttttcaagGACGTCTCACCAGAGGACCCAGCACGTGATGACACAGGAGAAGGCGCACTCCGTCGATGACGTCCCAGAGTGGACGACATCGAGCAACTCCTGTTCCCATCTCCGCCAGGACGTGAACTCTCCACTGGTCTAGGTAACTGCCGATCCTGTCGACGTACGCCTTGGTCTTCTGCGCTAGGCACGATTGAGCAGAGAGAAATAGTGAGAAAAGTTCACCTCTCGAGTCAAATACGGTACGTTTGAACTGACCATCTGCGCGATTTTTTCACCCTGGTTATCGATGTAGAACTGGATCGTTTTAAGGTGCGATATCGACTGATTGACTTGCCGCTGAAGCGGCTGGAGCTGCAACTCCAGACTGGTCAGCTGGTACACCAGATCCTCGTGCATTTTCATCAAGGGTCTCACTTTGCGGTCCAGCAGGCTCCGAGCCGTTGCTGCTATAGCGTCCAGGTTTCGAGCTGTACTATGGTCTCGGATTTGCCGCGCCACGTTGTCCAGCTGCTCGGACAACGCGCTGAGATCCTTGTTCAGGACTGGTCCTTGGATCTGGGAGTGAGCAAGTGGATTTGAATTTCGGGATTACGAAGAGGTAAATATTCCAAACTCACTCTTGTTCTATGTTCCGTCAGATTCGACCCCGAGGCATACAGGAGATTCTGCAGTCTGACCTGCAGGTTTGGCGTTAGTATTCTGAGTCCTTTCAGATCGACCTTGAGCTTGTGCATTGCTTTGGCTAGTCCAGGCCAAGTCCAATGAGCAGTGAGGTGTTCCAAGGTCGTCGAACCGCCGAGATGATAGACGGGATAGGCGGCCTGGTTTTGTTCGCATCTGCTATTGAAAGACAGAGAAAGAGGAGAACTGGGACATCTTTCAATGGGTAAGAATCAGTTGGGCGTCGGCTGCTTCGCACAGTCGAGCCTTGGTGCTTAATTAGCGAGCCAAGGATGTCTGGTTCTTAGATTTTAACGGGGTTCAAAGTGGGCGTTAATGGTGGTCAGAAGTGGACCCCTTTTACCTTAGTAATTCTTTGAGAGGGACGCCTAAGGGTTTTTCTAAGAAACCCCGAGTTTCTAGGAGCGCTTCGACCGTCCGGTACTCCGGATCGTGGAGTGGCCGGCAGAGCAGCATCTCCGTATGAGTTGTAAGTGTGAGGTCCGCCAGGATGACCGCCCACAAACCGACGGAGACGATGCAGCTCAGGATAACAGCACTGCAATCGAATTCAGATCTTCGGATAAAAACTTTCGCGACTATTGTACAGTTCAGGAGTAAAGACAGAAAAGTTAATAGGGATAATAAGGTACGTTCCAAGCCGAAAAACGTTCTGTTTtgcattttaaaaaaagttgtagAAATTTTGAGCAACGTCGATGGCTCGTTGAGTTGAGCTGGAGATCTCGGTACAATtggttatacgtatatgtacacTTGTTGAATTTAGCTCAGAAGCGAGCAGCAAGAGAGTAAAATAATATTCGAAacagagcgagagagggagagaaggTAGGGAAGGAAGGCAACGAGACCCTCAAGTGCGGCGTTATTACTCTGGGTACAGTGAAAGTACCGAGATGTGTGTAATCTTCCGAGAGATTTGCAGCTCTCGTGAAACGATGCCTCGAAACTACGACCGGGATACGTGACTGTGGCGAGTTGACCAGAGTTTAAAGAGACTGGTGTGATTCGAGTTGGACCAGATGAAAGGACGGATGCATCTTCGCTAGTTCAACAACTGCTTTCCCGTCATACCTATAATAACAACTTCGTAACACGACGTAGTTTGCAAATTCCAGACAATTACCAAACACTGGTTCACTCAACGACAAAGGCTGGATGGACTGGACTTTCGCTAACTTCTCACACCTACCTCAGTAACGTAGGTCGCACCTTGTCCTCCGTGGCTCCACATCGACAACACAGAGCGGAGAGAAGCAGCATCCAAACGATGAAGACAGCCAGAACGGTACCTGAACATTTTGAGATTTGGGTAAGTGTCGCCAAAAATTGTTTCCCTATTCATCCTGACCCTGAGCAACCTTTTTTCGTCGAAGCAAAAATTAAACGGAGAGTCACTCGGGTTGAATTATTCTTCAAACTTAAATTCGGTGGGAAAGTCGAACTCTGATAGCGTCTCCGAGGCGTGCTGTCTATTATAAATGGTGTAAGCGTATATACGTAACTAGTTGACACGAGGCGCGAACTTAGGGAGacggaaaataattaaatccgAGCCACCTCGAGTTGGGGGAGCGGATTCAACACCGAAATTTGATTCAGTGCCCCGCGTGTATAAACCTagattcgaaaattgaaaaacttttcccccCGCCTTGATCCTCTGTCTTTTACACTTTGATAGAAATGGTCTTGGTATGAAGATTGATTTACGGTTCGGAATAATAACACCGCGAATAAATGGTGATGAATTGCCCGTCTTATAATTCGAAATTGAGCTGGATCGCACCGAGTTTGCGTTGACCTTACTGAATTCACCCTGCAAACTTACCGATGCCGATCAGCCAACGGGTTTGCTCGAAGGTGGCTAGGTGAGGAACCACTTCGTTGATTACTCTTCTCGCCGTTTCCAAGTGTTTCGAAAGCTCGGTGCTGCTGGTGTCCAATCCGCGAGCTTCCTCGGTCACTCTGTTTCGGGCGTTGCTTATTTCGCGTCGAATCTCTGCAATGCCGATaagtttttattcttattttctcttcgtaGGAACGAATTACGTAGGGGggcattttatttatcatgtattgtttttcctttcttttctgaCTTAGACCGTATACATCTTTTATATCGTGAAATATCCATCAACGTATAAGGTCCGCCCGGCTGACCTCTCTCAATTTGCTCGGTTTACCTTTGCACGAGCGTAGACGTCGTTGGTCAGTTTGAGGGAAAAGCAGAAGAaaacaaatgtgaaaaacGACTATTTCTCTTTACCCTGAGGTTATTTTTTGAGTTGTTTTTTCTCGATACAATGGAAGAGTTATACTGATGGATAGAAATATGTACAAGATGTAAAGATTTCTGTTTACGATCAGTGGATACAAAGTAGCGAGTCAGACGAAAAGGAACCTGATCAAGTCGAGTGCAAAAATGCGTGGGTCAGGTTTACCGGTTTGAAACTGTAAACAAGCGGCGCTCCCTGGAATAATAGTTACAACGAAATCGCTAGAGCTTAAGCAGAAATATATTGTGAAAAACCAGAGGGGGAAAGGTAGATGAACAGGTGAAAACTTTCGGGGTGTAGCGGAAGATGAGGATCCTGGCGAAACAGCTACTTGTATAACAAAAGATGTTAGAGCAGGCAGGACACGTTGTCAACACGGGATTTTCGTAGCATCAATCACCCTCGTCCGTAGCTCGACCCCGTCCACTCCGATCCTCCCCTTCGTCACGGCTCGACTCACCCTCGGGGGAAACGTCGCAGAACGCATTGTTCGGTTCACATG is a window of Neodiprion fabricii isolate iyNeoFabr1 chromosome 6, iyNeoFabr1.1, whole genome shotgun sequence DNA encoding:
- the LOC124185665 gene encoding prominin-1-A isoform X2; amino-acid sequence: MLLFQVIIVIIGSLKSSASQDTNELDLITSNNCSTIDNFDVPRNLTTELDLQENEESEDSIPDETLSDDTRDNTNVSHLKTLDLPKDWERIPKLKFPKTLQDDRYKMVSLHLDQGLFVFDFLRGFLSMVQPNDVPIGLLRDVFSDGLTVSKLVSQSANVEVGFLALVGICCLLATVIPATEIWLTCRPSHLDSEPSQHPGILSFLLGVCVSVLGSGMLTMMACNETAGAAVEKIPATMQTALEDLGHYHTGTTTQLRLTLTRSLDVASEAVLADLDNVEELLGKPVQEELSAQTGLDVALDALLDVGNATTELSSRAETLFKTTEKARTSGEEVGREAGELRRQLETAARGCPPPDRALCATLDPSGLHLAIRLDRLLKDERLLRLRGTGRENLTESGRQARGEYLYVPHHVARTTLDARNEIRREISNARNRVTEEARGLDTSSTELSKHLETARRVINEVVPHLATFEQTRWLIGIGTVLAVFIVWMLLLSALCCRCGATEDKVRPTLLSAVILSCIVSVGLWAVILADLTLTTHTEMLLCRPLHDPEYRTVEALLETRGFLEKPLGVPLKELLRCEQNQAAYPVYHLGGSTTLEHLTAHWTWPGLAKAMHKLKVDLKGLRILTPNLQVRLQNLLYASGSNLTEHRTRIQGPVLNKDLSALSEQLDNVARQIRDHSTARNLDAIAATARSLLDRKVRPLMKMHEDLVYQLTSLELQLQPLQRQVNQSISHLKTIQFYIDNQGEKIAQMKTKAYVDRIGSYLDQWRVHVLAEMGTGVARCRPLWDVIDGVRLLLCHHVLGPLNGFWFATVLCALVLMASTPLAHLLASVHKPEDMKKETVLLPSRMESPDTITMDRETWRTPETPPSDGW
- the LOC124185583 gene encoding uncharacterized protein LOC124185583, with translation MTVCDGVVPPVGGGDAEIPSCPCVSERECCAGGGGELISYLGDIGHSILVPGPLTLISFALLILVAVTWAFGLAFYHRSQAPNQSAKLKIPLVFNPADKISSRDANCKTSQRRCGTSDRDKSKFLRGFRNPVRHATDDKHLMRNVSTHSTPQSIGNVTWHELKRAFCLQPANSPGRKRHRSPAELALAFFSKIDKSRSRQSASRCIVHWCQPPLRFTSSRKSSPASSCTEAFSQTSTGSGKSCQSEPPMPLSRSRYSLAGLKTPPRQCCCGSQDKGCAEDCNFCCSLNCGTTGTPDGIRAGHSVQQRVRDQVVFASSHGLRRPSFHDKSCARSLDDIAVRITKSTGICTESESKHSLLSSVEMSIQQDGEIPLTNHDGNNSEENHKLRGKENAVDEVGHNEYEEKKFPKESCAEKIMQNLGGDAPHRQDLSSTDRTRKHEVHDAATDIVRHSAQTIYHDKAVGDEKGIRRHHRHAHERTRDHRRGLVENASRHNFHLDKAVGHEGENPGLICREKETNEFREHRAERRGLEATSFQEHPENGGMSDAEKERISERDCDGSIDRSRSKIIPEIITKSEVEDCTCSESVTSEILLVGSRAKNSLSKISDSSKMSFVLGDERQYYPFGISDRSVATNTSDSYVTRRSQRRHERASRKK
- the LOC124185665 gene encoding prominin-1-A isoform X1, which encodes MLLFQVIIVIIGSLKSSASQDTNELDLITSNNCSTIDNFDVPRNLTTELDLQENEESEDSIPDETLSDDTRDNTNVSHLKTLDLPKDWERIPKLKFPKTLQDDRYKMVSLHLDQGLFVFDFLRGFLSMVQPNDVPIGLLRDVFSDGLTVSKLVSQSANVEVGFLALVGICCLLATVIPATEIWLTCRPSHLDSEPSQHPGILSFLLGVCVSVLGSGMLTMMACNETAGAAVEKIPATMQTALEDLGHYHTGTTTQLRLTLTRSLDVASEAVLADLDNVEELLGKPVQEELSAQTGLDVALDALLDVGNATTELSSRAETLFKTTEKARTSGEEVGREAGELRRQLETAARGCPPPDRALCATLDPSGLHLAIRLDRLLKDERLLRLRGTGRENLTESGRQARGEYLYVPHHVARTTLDARNEIRREISNARNRVTEEARGLDTSSTELSKHLETARRVINEVVPHLATFEQTRWLIGIGTVLAVFIVWMLLLSALCCRCGATEDKVRPTLLSAVILSCIVSVGLWAVILADLTLTTHTEMLLCRPLHDPEYRTVEALLETRGFLEKPLGVPLKELLSRCEQNQAAYPVYHLGGSTTLEHLTAHWTWPGLAKAMHKLKVDLKGLRILTPNLQVRLQNLLYASGSNLTEHRTRIQGPVLNKDLSALSEQLDNVARQIRDHSTARNLDAIAATARSLLDRKVRPLMKMHEDLVYQLTSLELQLQPLQRQVNQSISHLKTIQFYIDNQGEKIAQMKTKAYVDRIGSYLDQWRVHVLAEMGTGVARCRPLWDVIDGVRLLLCHHVLGPLNGFWFATVLCALVLMASTPLAHLLASVHKPEDMKKETVLLPSRMESPDTITMDRETWRTPETPPSDGW
- the LOC124185662 gene encoding uncharacterized protein LOC124185662 gives rise to the protein MCQPMPRNCNCPPPVQIDARADEDCSCDCPSAPECACPPSERRFSRTKVKCPNARICCPVPRQPPGTPCCCIECRPCLPPPCDPCSSTRCRPSTPRTKPCRPASPCPPSSPCRPKRSSPCQKPAPPSPSRSSARSSSRGSSCCSPCRAPGQSSSTCDDNGEVVEVTRARGDDGERYCAGDADRRSRCRCAHDGKGCVDDCRWRCSRNCAGEPLTGSCERPKEPGNNEGRAPNVSQVATGVDKSLSIDHRQVDHSVTKIEAAPELRAATYPGNAAAVGAPGARGTRGTSGWKVFPRKVSRSAVSPVGGTGNSLSNVIAARKSAATPGVNRTPIGTNALHARLVAKRMAPGRSGLGVRTHPASRDSSKG